Proteins from one Brevibacillus humidisoli genomic window:
- a CDS encoding matrixin family metalloprotease produces MKYLSKTLVSVVVGCQLFVLASGASAKTLSVFYADTYNIGYNGGDIWIGVIGDAFDPDDFDSYVDHARDEWEEALGINTTGQDDKSDSSIEVYGGSREELERMEPNLEGRRAVAVLESTEHVGDHTYDGKRVRNYRIDKAEVYIPKDWYYSSRDYKETATHELGHALGWFGHSSDSDDVMYRNTDELYLTSRDKDHLSQNY; encoded by the coding sequence ATGAAGTATTTAAGTAAAACATTAGTATCTGTAGTTGTTGGTTGCCAATTGTTTGTATTGGCATCAGGTGCTTCAGCCAAAACGCTTTCTGTATTCTACGCTGATACATACAACATAGGTTATAACGGAGGAGATATTTGGATTGGTGTTATCGGTGACGCATTCGATCCAGATGATTTTGACAGTTATGTCGATCATGCAAGAGATGAGTGGGAAGAAGCGCTGGGGATTAATACCACTGGGCAAGACGACAAGTCTGACTCTTCCATAGAAGTGTATGGTGGGTCAAGAGAAGAGTTGGAACGGATGGAGCCAAATCTTGAAGGACGGAGGGCTGTTGCTGTATTGGAGAGTACAGAGCATGTAGGTGATCACACCTACGATGGGAAAAGAGTTAGAAATTATCGAATTGATAAAGCAGAAGTATACATTCCAAAAGATTGGTATTACTCGTCAAGGGATTACAAGGAAACAGCAACCCATGAGCTAGGTCACGCTTTAGGATGGTTTGGTCACAGCAGCGATTCTGATGACGTAATGTATAGAAACACGGATGAACTTTACTTGACATCTCGAGATAAAGACCATTTAAGCCAAAACTATTAA
- a CDS encoding MDR family MFS transporter, translating into MNRVRSFLAEYHPIVHSLMIGTVFVRAASSMSMPFLAIYLATNTGMNEVMIGLTIGASSLAGAFGGFVGGTLSDLFGRRRVMLGALYVWAIVFFGFAVGESPLLFLLLSVLGGLCRSFYEPVSQALMADVTESQKRLRVFSLRYMCINIGVAVGPLLGAYLALRGDSLPFLVTAVVYLLYVVSLQGMLSHFGIKQIEGQKKEPVSFRSTWQVVTHDVALRFFLIGGILVSVGYSQMTITLSQYVASTFVDGVKLFAVLMSVNAIAVVVMQYPLARWAEKRTPLYSIVVGCCFYALGQVGFAFSFNWSLFITSMIVFTIGEILTFPASNLFIDRLAPAEMRGAYFGTQSFTSLGQFIGPTFGGFLLAGYGGPIMFVTMAGITLLSILFYWGGQRQYAMRLAGTEQKNDLLRA; encoded by the coding sequence ATGAATAGGGTCCGCTCTTTTTTGGCTGAGTACCATCCGATTGTTCACTCGCTAATGATCGGTACTGTCTTTGTACGCGCCGCCAGTTCGATGAGTATGCCGTTTCTGGCCATCTACCTGGCGACCAACACAGGGATGAACGAAGTGATGATCGGATTGACCATCGGCGCAAGTTCTTTGGCCGGCGCGTTTGGCGGTTTTGTCGGAGGCACGCTCTCTGATCTGTTCGGCAGAAGACGCGTCATGCTGGGAGCCTTATACGTATGGGCGATCGTTTTCTTCGGATTTGCCGTGGGCGAGAGCCCGTTGCTTTTTTTACTGCTTAGTGTGCTGGGAGGATTGTGCCGCTCCTTTTACGAGCCCGTCTCCCAAGCGTTGATGGCTGATGTGACCGAGTCGCAGAAACGGCTTCGTGTCTTCTCACTTCGGTATATGTGTATCAATATCGGGGTTGCAGTGGGGCCTCTGCTCGGCGCTTACCTAGCGTTGCGGGGAGACTCGCTGCCCTTTCTGGTGACGGCGGTTGTGTACCTGTTGTATGTCGTGAGTCTGCAGGGAATGCTCTCGCACTTCGGAATCAAACAGATCGAAGGGCAAAAGAAAGAACCAGTCAGCTTTCGCAGTACTTGGCAGGTCGTGACACATGATGTGGCCCTCCGCTTTTTCCTGATCGGCGGTATCTTGGTCAGCGTCGGCTACTCGCAGATGACGATTACGCTTTCGCAATATGTTGCTTCGACGTTTGTCGATGGGGTGAAATTATTTGCCGTCTTGATGAGTGTCAATGCGATAGCCGTCGTTGTGATGCAGTATCCGCTGGCCCGATGGGCGGAAAAACGGACACCTCTCTACAGCATTGTGGTCGGCTGCTGTTTTTACGCCCTGGGACAGGTGGGATTCGCCTTTTCCTTCAACTGGTCGCTGTTTATCACTTCGATGATTGTGTTTACGATTGGGGAGATTCTAACATTTCCGGCTTCCAACCTGTTTATCGATCGCCTGGCTCCTGCCGAGATGCGCGGCGCCTACTTCGGTACGCAAAGCTTCACCAGCCTCGGACAGTTTATCGGCCCCACCTTTGGCGGGTTTCTGCTGGCTGGCTACGGCGGACCGATCATGTTTGTGACGATGGCGGGGATCACGCTGCTCAGCATCTTGTTTTACTGGGGCGGACAGCGGCAGTATGCGATGCGTCTCGCTGGAACAGAGCAGAAAAACGACCTCTTGCGGGCCTAA
- a CDS encoding alpha/beta hydrolase family protein, with the protein MERVTFTNSRNGTLVGNLYPSLTQTMIIMCHGFISDKSSRGRFDRLSQTFAAHGYGVLAFDFSGCGESHDDRLTLAKLVDDLRSAIRFVKANGYAKIALYGHSLGGRVCLEAFSPQDISTIVMTGPGTGPIRYNWNEHFSETQWRQLRECGYLTVSSNSTVRKNMTIDKQMLLDFEQFSQETLLKRITCPVLIMHGDGGWEEPLLADITRQGMKWLTADSQLVIVEGADHSFMDHLHVVERLAVEWFSQYFPVEDVKSL; encoded by the coding sequence GTGGAGAGAGTAACCTTTACCAATTCAAGAAATGGAACATTGGTCGGTAACCTTTATCCGTCTCTGACGCAAACGATGATCATCATGTGTCATGGTTTCATCTCTGACAAATCATCCCGGGGACGGTTTGACAGATTGTCGCAAACGTTTGCTGCCCATGGTTACGGCGTACTGGCGTTTGACTTTAGCGGCTGTGGGGAAAGTCACGATGATCGGTTGACACTGGCCAAGCTGGTAGATGATTTGCGATCAGCGATTCGCTTTGTCAAGGCAAACGGCTATGCCAAAATCGCGCTGTATGGGCATAGCCTGGGCGGCAGAGTATGTCTGGAGGCCTTTTCCCCGCAAGATATTTCCACCATTGTCATGACGGGTCCAGGGACAGGACCGATCAGGTATAACTGGAACGAGCACTTCTCTGAAACGCAATGGAGACAACTGCGGGAATGCGGATATCTAACGGTGTCATCTAACAGCACAGTGAGAAAAAACATGACGATTGACAAACAAATGCTGCTCGATTTTGAGCAATTTTCACAGGAAACATTGCTAAAGCGTATCACCTGTCCAGTGTTGATCATGCATGGCGACGGTGGCTGGGAGGAGCCGCTGCTTGCCGATATCACCAGGCAAGGGATGAAGTGGCTGACAGCTGACTCTCAACTGGTGATCGTTGAGGGGGCAGATCATAGTTTTATGGATCACTTGCATGTGGTGGAAAGGTTGGCTGTAGAATGGTTTTCGCAGTACTTTCCTGTAGAGGACGTTAAGAGTTTATAA